The Falsibacillus pallidus genome window below encodes:
- a CDS encoding adenylosuccinate synthase has protein sequence MSSVVVVGTQWGDEGKGKITDFLSENAEVIARYQGGNNAGHTIKFNGETYKLHLIPSGIFYNEKISVIGNGMVVDPKALVQELKYLHDRGITTDNLRISNRAHVILPYHIKLDEVEEERKGANKIGTTKKGIGPAYMDKAARSGIRIADLLDRESFEEKLERNLAEKNRLLEKFYETDGFTIEEILEEYFDYGQQIAKYVCDTSVVLNDALDEGRRVLFEGAQGVMLDIDQGTYPFVTSSNPVAGGVTIGSGVGPSKINHVVGVSKAYTTRVGDGPFPTELTNEIGDQIREVGREYGTTTGRPRRVGWFDSVVVRHARRVSGLTDLSLNSIDVLTGIETLKICTAYKYDGKVIEEFPANLNILAKCEPVYEELPGWTEDITGCKTLGELPENARHYLERVSQLTGIPLSIFSVGPDRTQTNVVQSVWR, from the coding sequence TTGTCTTCAGTAGTTGTAGTTGGAACACAATGGGGAGATGAAGGAAAAGGGAAAATTACAGATTTTCTCTCAGAAAATGCAGAGGTCATCGCACGCTACCAAGGCGGAAACAATGCGGGCCATACAATTAAATTCAACGGTGAAACGTATAAATTGCACTTGATCCCATCTGGAATATTCTATAATGAAAAAATTTCCGTCATCGGAAACGGAATGGTCGTGGATCCGAAAGCACTTGTTCAGGAGCTGAAATATCTCCATGACCGCGGAATCACAACGGACAACCTGCGCATCAGCAACCGTGCACATGTTATTCTTCCTTACCACATTAAATTGGACGAAGTAGAAGAAGAACGCAAAGGCGCAAACAAAATCGGTACAACGAAAAAAGGAATCGGCCCAGCTTACATGGATAAAGCGGCACGCAGCGGAATCCGCATCGCCGATCTTTTGGACCGAGAATCCTTTGAAGAGAAGCTTGAGCGCAATCTGGCAGAGAAAAATCGCCTTCTTGAAAAGTTCTATGAAACAGATGGATTCACAATTGAAGAAATCCTTGAGGAATACTTTGATTACGGACAGCAAATCGCGAAATATGTTTGCGATACATCTGTTGTGTTGAACGATGCACTAGACGAAGGGCGCCGCGTCCTATTTGAAGGTGCACAAGGTGTCATGCTCGATATCGACCAAGGGACATATCCATTCGTTACATCCTCCAACCCAGTTGCAGGGGGAGTAACCATCGGATCTGGCGTAGGTCCATCTAAAATCAATCATGTCGTCGGTGTATCCAAAGCTTACACAACACGTGTCGGCGATGGTCCATTTCCTACAGAATTGACAAACGAAATCGGCGACCAAATCCGTGAAGTCGGCCGTGAATACGGTACAACAACAGGACGCCCGCGCCGTGTCGGCTGGTTTGACAGCGTCGTTGTACGCCATGCACGCCGTGTCAGCGGTCTGACAGACTTGTCGCTTAACTCCATCGACGTATTGACTGGCATCGAAACGCTCAAGATCTGCACAGCCTACAAATACGATGGAAAAGTCATCGAGGAATTCCCGGCTAATCTTAACATCCTTGCTAAATGCGAGCCGGTATACGAAGAACTGCCAGGCTGGACAGAAGACATCACAGGATGCAAAACACTAGGAGAACTCCCGGAAAACGCAAGACACTACCTGGAGCGCGTATCCCAGCTGACAGGCATCCCATTATCCATCTTCTCCGTAGGTCCGGATAGAACACAGACTAATGTAGTGCAGAGTGTTTGGAGATAG
- the dnaB gene encoding replicative DNA helicase, with amino-acid sequence MSDLFNDRIPPQNIEAEQAVLGAIFLEPASLTVASEVLIPDDFYRSSHQKIYNVILKLSDVGKAIDLITVSEELGAAKELEDVGGISYLSELAAAVPTAANIEYYARIVEEKSLLRRLIRTATNIAKDGYSREDEVEALLGEAEKNIMEVAQRKNAGAFHNIKDVLVRTYDNIELLHNRQGDITGIATGFAELDRMTAGFQRNDLIIVAARPSVGKTAFALNIAQNVATKTEENVAIFSLEMGAEQLVMRMLCAEGNINAQNLRTGSLTDEDWRKLTMAMGSLSNSGIFIDDTPGIRITEIRSKCRRLKQEHGLGMILIDYLQLIQGSGRSGENRQQEVSEISRSLKELARELQVPVIALSQLSRGVEQRQDKRPMMSDIRESGSIEQDADIVAFLYRDDYYDKESENKNIIEIIIAKQRNGPVGTVSLAFVKEYNKFVNLERRFDDTSVPPGA; translated from the coding sequence ATGAGTGATTTGTTCAATGATCGAATACCGCCGCAAAATATCGAAGCAGAACAGGCCGTGCTTGGGGCTATTTTTCTCGAGCCTGCCTCGTTGACTGTAGCATCCGAAGTCCTGATTCCGGATGATTTCTATCGGAGTTCCCACCAAAAGATCTATAATGTCATCCTGAAGCTGAGTGATGTCGGGAAAGCGATCGACTTAATCACAGTATCCGAAGAGCTTGGGGCTGCCAAAGAACTGGAGGATGTCGGCGGGATCTCTTATTTAAGTGAACTTGCTGCTGCCGTCCCGACCGCCGCAAATATTGAGTACTATGCAAGGATCGTAGAAGAGAAATCCCTTCTTCGCCGTTTGATCCGTACAGCGACCAACATTGCGAAAGACGGCTACTCAAGGGAAGACGAAGTGGAAGCCCTCCTTGGCGAAGCGGAAAAAAATATCATGGAAGTGGCCCAGCGGAAAAATGCAGGTGCTTTCCATAATATCAAGGATGTTCTCGTCAGGACCTATGACAATATCGAATTGCTCCATAACCGACAAGGAGATATTACGGGGATTGCCACAGGATTTGCTGAACTTGACCGGATGACAGCCGGATTTCAGCGCAATGATTTAATCATTGTTGCGGCCCGTCCGTCAGTTGGTAAGACCGCCTTTGCCTTGAACATTGCGCAGAACGTAGCTACGAAGACAGAAGAAAATGTCGCCATCTTCAGTTTGGAGATGGGAGCTGAACAGCTGGTCATGCGTATGCTCTGTGCAGAAGGCAATATCAACGCCCAAAACCTTCGTACAGGTTCCCTTACGGATGAGGATTGGCGCAAGCTGACCATGGCAATGGGAAGCTTATCAAATTCAGGCATCTTCATCGATGATACGCCAGGGATCCGGATCACGGAAATCCGGTCCAAATGCAGAAGGCTTAAGCAGGAGCATGGCCTGGGCATGATCTTGATTGATTACCTTCAATTGATTCAAGGAAGCGGCCGCTCAGGCGAGAACCGCCAGCAGGAAGTATCTGAAATCTCGAGGTCCCTGAAGGAGCTTGCACGTGAATTGCAAGTCCCTGTCATCGCGCTCTCTCAGCTTTCCCGTGGAGTGGAGCAGCGTCAGGATAAACGCCCGATGATGTCCGATATCCGTGAATCCGGAAGTATCGAGCAGGATGCCGATATCGTAGCCTTCCTTTACAGGGATGACTATTATGATAAGGAATCCGAAAACAAGAACATTATCGAAATCATCATTGCCAAGCAGCGTAACGGCCCTGTCGGAACCGTCTCATTGGCATTTGTGAAAGAATATAATAAATTCGTCAATTTGGAGCGGCGGTTTGATGATACTTCCGTCCCACCTGGCGCATAA
- the rplI gene encoding 50S ribosomal protein L9, with amino-acid sequence MKVIFLQDVKGKGKKGEIKNVADGYAHNFLIKNNLAVEATSGNQKALDAQKNKEKQLAAEELEEAKKLKEKLEKVTVELSAKSGEGGRLFGSITSKQIAEALKKASNIKIDKRKIEMDDAIRTLGYTKVPVKLHTEVTATLNVHVKEEN; translated from the coding sequence ATGAAAGTAATATTCTTGCAGGATGTTAAAGGAAAAGGAAAAAAAGGCGAAATTAAAAATGTAGCAGATGGCTACGCGCATAACTTCCTTATTAAAAATAACTTAGCAGTTGAAGCAACATCAGGAAATCAAAAAGCGCTGGATGCGCAGAAAAATAAAGAAAAACAATTGGCAGCAGAAGAGCTTGAAGAAGCGAAAAAGCTGAAAGAAAAGCTGGAAAAAGTCACGGTTGAGCTTTCCGCTAAAAGTGGAGAAGGCGGCCGCCTGTTCGGCTCCATCACAAGCAAACAGATTGCTGAAGCATTGAAAAAAGCGAGTAATATCAAAATTGATAAGCGCAAAATTGAAATGGACGATGCCATCCGCACGCTTGGCTACACAAAGGTTCCTGTGAAGCTGCATACAGAAGTGACGGCCACTTTGAATGTCCATGTTAAAGAGGAAAACTAA